The Campylobacter sp. genome contains the following window.
GCGAGCGAGTTGATTTGGTGAGCTTGCGAAGCGCACATTAGTCCCGCGCCGCCCCATAAATTTCGTGCTGCCTCGCGGCCGAAATTTTAAAATTTCAAGAATTTTGGAATTATAAATTTTGGGGTTTCAAATTTTAAAAATTTTATAAAAAAGGATAGCATTTGAACGGCTTTAAAACTTTACTATCGCGCTTTAAGCCCTATTTTAGGGATTATAAGCCGCAGTTTGCATTGGCGATTTTGGGTATGGTGATGACGAGCGTGGCGACTGCTGCGAGCGCGAAGCTGGTCGAGCCCGTTTTAAATAAAATTTTCGTCGAAAAAAACGAGCCGTATCTCTACACGCTTCCGATCGCGATCATCGTGGTTTTTGCGATGAAAAGCGGCGGCGCATTTATGCAAAACTACTTCACCGCCTTCATCGGTCAAGACACGGTGCGCCGCTTCCGCGATAGGCTCGTCGCGAGCCTCGTGCGGCTGGACGTGGATTTTTTCAACCGCTTCCGCACGGGCGAGCTCATCAGCCGCACGATCAACGACATCGAGCGTATCCGCGTCGTGGTTTCAAACATGATCCCCGATTTTTTCACGCAGATCATTACGATTTTGGGGCTTTTGGGCGTCGTGATCTATCAGAGTCCAAAGCTCTCGTTTTTCGCGCTCGTGGTCTTTCCGTGCGCGATATATCCGCTCTCGCGCCTTGCAAAGCGGATGAAAAAAATTTCGCGTGAGTCTCAAGAGAAAACCTCCGATATCTCCTCGGCGCTCAGTCAAATTTACTCCAACATCGAAATCGTCAAGGCAAGTAACGCCGAGAGCTTTGAAGTGGAGAAATTTAACGCCGAAAACAAGAAATTTTTCGGTCTAAATTTAAAGGCGGTCGTAACGACGTGCCTGGTAAGCCCGATCATGGAGATGCTAGGCGCAGTGGGCATCGCCGTAGTGATCATCGTCGGAGGGCAGGAGGTCATCGCGGGCCAGATGAGCATCGGCAGCTTTTTCAGCTTCCTTACGGCGCTTTTTATGGTCTATACGCCGATAAAAAAGGTCTCATCGCTCTACAACAACATGCAAGACGCCATCGCAGCGAGCGAGCGGACGTTTGAACTCATAGACTTGGAGCCTACGATCGTCGGAGGCGGCAAGCAGATGGGCGAGATCGGCTCGGTGAGCTTTTGCGACGTGTCGTTAAATTACGGCGACAAGGCGGCGCTGAAAGATATAAGCTTCAGTGTCAAAAAGGGTGAAATTTTAGCGCTCGTCGGAAACAGCGGCGGCGGCAAAAGCTCGGTCGTGAACCTGCTGATGCGCTTTTACGACGCAAGCAGCGGCAAAATTTTATTCAACGGCAACGACGAGATCGGCGAGTTTAGCATCCCTAGCCTGCGCGAAAACATCGGCCTCGTAAGCCAGCGCGTATATATTTTCAACGATACGATCGCGCAAAACGTAAGCTACGGCGCGGAATTTAACGAGCAGCGCGTCATAGAAGCGCTCAAACTAGCCAACGCCTATGAGTTCGTAAGCTCGATGAAGGATGGAATTTACACCGTGCTTAGCGAGTTCGGCGCAAATCTTAGCGGCGGACAGCGCCAGCGTATCGCCATCGCGCGCGCGCTGTATAAGGACCCGCAAATTTTAATATTCGACGAGGCGACTTCGGCGCTGGATAACGCGAGCGAAAAGGAGATCTCAAACGTCATCGAAAAGATCAAACAAAGCAAAATCGTCTTTGTAATCGCCCACCGCCTATCCACGATCGAGCGCGCCGATAATATCGCCGTGATGAAAAACGGCCGCATCCTCGCTATCGGCACCGACGCAAAGCTGACGGGAGAGTGCGAGGAGTATCGCAGCCTAAAGGGGATCATGCAAAACGGCTAGAATTTTAAATTCTGCCCCTTTTGCGCCCCGGTTTTGCTCTATGAAATTTTAAAATTTTATCTTTGAAGCAAGCCGCATAAATTTATCCGCAAAGACCAAGGCTCTGCTATGAAATTTAACTGCGCGGATCGCGGTTTTGGCTGCAGTGCTTTTTAATAAAGCTCGTCTCTTTTGTGCGACGAGGCACGACTGCTAGAGCTTTAACGTTTGGATCAAAATTTTATCTTAAAATTCAGAGCTTCGTTGCGGGCTCGCCTCTAAATTTAAACGCTCGCGCCGTTTTAAACCGCTGCGGTAAAATTTTATCGCACGCTGGGCTTTTCAGCGCGTTACCTGCACCTGATCTTCGGCATCTGCGATAAAATTTTAGCTTTATTTTCCTTTATAAATTTTCGCATCTTTTTAAAATCCCCATCCGAATCGAAATTTTTCAAATATTTTTATATAAAAACCGAGCTTTAATCAATAAAAGGCTACAATACGCCAAATTTAATTCCAAGGGAAAGTCATTGTTTGAATCTATGCGCGCGGCACGCTCGCTAAGCCCCCTATTTCTGGGGATTTTCTTTATGTTTATCGGCGACGCGCTAGTCATCGCAAGCGCGGGCATCATGCTAAAAGAATCCGGCCACAGCGAGCTTGAGATCGGAGCGATTTCTGCATTTTTCTTTTTAGGTGCGATCTTTAGCGGCTTTTTCGTGCCTTCGATAATCGGCGCGCTCTCGTACGTGCGGGCATACGCGGTCTTTACGGCGCTTTTCGGAATTGCTGCAATGCTGCACGATCTAGGCTCAAACCTCGTGTATTGGGCGATTTTGCGCTTTATTTTGGGCTTTTGCTACTACGCGCTTTTGATGATAATCGAAAGCTGGATAAACTCAAAGATCACAAACTCCATCCGCTCCCGCGTGCTGGCGATCTACGAAGCGGTTTTTTACGGCGCGTTTGCGATAGGAGTTATAATTTTAGCGCTAAATTTCGGAACGATGAAGGTCTTCGTGCTAAGCGCATTTTTCATCATCCTAGCGCTGCTGCCGGTAAATTTAATTCGCTTCAACCCTCCCAGAGTTCCCGCTCGCATGCGCATCTCGATGCCGCAAATTTCGATCGTGCCGCCTCTTGCGTTTGCGACGGTGGTTTGCGCGGGCATTTTGATTAACGGCTTTTTTTCGATGGCGAGCGTTTTCGTGCTAAGCGCGGGGCTTGGAGTGGGCTCGGTGGGCGCATTTATGGGATCGGCGATGGTCGGAGGCTTCCTATCGCAGCTCGTCTGCGGCGTAATCTCAGATAAATTCGGCCGCAAACGCGCCATAATGATAGTTTGCGCCGTAGGTCTTGCTTCCTGCGCGGCGCTATTTTTTGCTAAAAGCTTCATCCTAACGTGCGCACTTGCGTTACTGCTGGGATTTGGCGCCTTTCCTTTGTATTCGCTCGCCATCGCGCGCGCAAACGACTCCATCACCGGCGAGGGCGCCTCGCGCGTGCAAATTTCAGCGGCGATGCTCTTTATCTATTCAAGCGCGTCGCTCTGCTCCCCTTTGATCATCGGCGCGATGATGAAATTCTTAGGCGCAAACGGCTTTATCTGGGTGTTTTTCGCGGCGATGAGCTTTTTATTTATATTTGCTATCTTCCGCCCCGAGATCGCGCCGAAAAGATAGCGACCGGGGTTTAAATTTTTTCGTAGATCAAAAATTTATAATAAAACGCCGCGATTGCGAACATAAAGCCCATGCCGAAGGTGATTTGCGAAAGCGAAAATCCAAGCTCGAAAAAAAATCCGATCGCAGCCGACACGAGCGTCGCGACGATGAAATACGCCATGTCGTTGTAAGCGATGACGCGCCCGAAAAACTCCCTATCGACGTGGCTTTGCAGCTGCGTAAAAGAATACGACCACACCGTCGTGATGAAAAATCCCGCCGCGATCATGCCCGCAAACGAAAGCCAGTAGTTAAACTCCAGCACCGCCCACAGCGCGATGCCCGCAAACTGCCCCAGCAATAGCCAAAAAAAGGTGTGTTTATTCACGATCTTGCTTAGCCATATCTGCCCGAAAAATGCAGCCGCCGAGCGCGACATATTCATAAGCCCGATGACTAGCGAGGCGCTTAAAATTTCTTTGTAGCGGTATTTCGCAAGAAGCGCGATTAGATTGTCGTAGGTGGTGACGGCGACGAAGGCGTGAAGGACGATGAGATGCACCACCAAAGGATGCGAGCGCAGGTAAGAAAAGCCCTCCTTTAGCATCTTAAACACCGGCTCACGCGCGTTTCTTGCGAGGTCTTTAAAATTTAGCCGTAGCAGGATGAAAAATGCAAAAACATATAAGCAAAAATCCAAAATAAAAGCCGCTCGCACGCCGAAATAGTGGATAAAAACGCCCGCGCTCGCCATTCCGAAGGTATATGTGATCGTCCAGATAATGCCCGTCATCTCGTTAGCAAGCTTGAGATAGGAGCGGCTTAGAAATTTCGGCAGCGTGGAGGATTCGGTCTGAAAAAACAGCGTGCCCGCGACGCTGCGCACGACCACGATCAGAAGCAGCAGCCACAGATAATCCAAACTATCGATAAAAATCAGCATGAAAATACTGATCATTTCGGTTATGAACATCGCCGTCATCAGCGGCTTTGGTTGAAATTTATCCACGATGATGCCGTTAATGGGGGCTAAAAAAACGTTCGGCACGAACGAAACGACGCCCACCGCCGTAATCGCCCATACCGGCGCGCCAAGCTCAATCAGCAGCGTAGCGACCCCAACCACAGAAAACCACAAGCCGAACATACATATAAAACCTGCCGAAAAGAGCAGGCGGTAGTTGCGTGAATGTCGAAGCAGCACGATGTATCTGATCATAAAATTTTATCCCGTATTTAATATAAAAAATCTAGCGAAATTGTATCACGACGCGCCTTAAAAGCCAAAATAAGCTAAAAATGCTATAATTGCGAAATTTTAATTCAGGAGTGAAAATGGAAGGGTTCGTAACTACGGTAATAGTATTTTGCGTCCTCATCGCGGCAATTCTAAAGATGGGGGTCAAGATCGTCTCACAATCGGAAATTTTAATCATCGAGCGGCTGGGTCGCTTTCATAAGGTGCTTGACGGCGGCTTTCACATCATCGTGCCGTTTTTTGACGCGGTGCGCGCTAAGATGAGCGTGCGCGAGCAGCTGGTGGACATCAGCAAGCAGCAAGTCATCACCAAAGATAACGTCAACATAAGCGTCGATGGTATCGTATTCTTAAAAGTCATCGACGGCAAGATGGCGCTTTACAATGTCGAGGATTATCGCCGCGCGATTTCAAATTTAGCGATGACGACGCTACGTAGCGCGATCGGCGAGATGAGCCTAGATAGCACGCTTAGCTCGCGCGATCAGCTAAATTCCAAACTGCAAATTGCTCTGGGCGACGCTGCGGACAACTGGGGCGTAAAGATCATGCGCGTGGAGATTTCCGAAATTTCGGTACCGCACGGCATCGAAGAGGCGATGAATATGCAGATGAAGGCAGAGCGCGAAAAGCGCGCGATCGAGCTTAAAGCCGAGGCGGAAAAAGCAGCCCTCATCCGAAACGCCGAGGCGCTAAAGCAGGAGAAGGTGCTTGAAGCCGAGGCGATCGAGCGTATGGCGGATGCTAAAAAATATGAGCAGATCGCGCTCGCGCAAGGTCAAAAAGACGCAATGGACAGTATAAATTTAGCGATGAGTGCTTCCAGCTTTGCGGCGGAATACCTGCTCGCGCAGGGTCGCGTAAACGCCTTTAGCGAGCTGTCTAAAAACCCTAGCAAGGATAAAATTTTGATCCCTTACGAAACGAGTGAGCTTATCGGCTCTCTTAGCGTGCTTAAAGAATTCCTCAGTAAAAACGGCGCGAAGGATGCTAAATGAACGCGCTGATTTTTATCATAATCGGCGTTATTTTGGCGATCGTCGAGCTTTTGGTGATGGATTTTACCTTTATATTTTTCAGCGCCGGATTTTTCATCACGGGGCTTTTGAGCTTCGGTTTTCATCTTGATTGGGACGTACAAATTCTGCTTTCGTTCGTGCTTTCTTTCGTGCTTCTGATCGCATTTAAAAGGCCGCTAAAATCGCGCTTTTTCAAGCCCGAAGAGAAGCATAAGGATAATTTTTTAGACGAAAGCGGCACCGGCACCGTCAAAAACGGCATGGTCTATTTCAAAGGCACGTTTTGGAAAAGCGATGAAATTTCGGATCTTAACGAGGGCGACCGAGTAGAAATTTTAGGCGTAAAAAACGGCCAGATCGTGATTAAAAAAGATAGCAGTCGAAATTCTAGCGGCGCAGACGGCGTAAATTTAAATAACGGTGACGCAAATTTAAGCGGCGCGGACAGCACGAGTGCCGACGATAAAAATTCTAACGCCGCCGCAAGCAAAAGCGCGCAAAGCTCTGACGCTAAACAAGAAGCGCCCGAAGATCCGAAAGAGGCGCAGAGTGAGCGCTAAAACCGCACCAAAAAAAGCGATCAACAGCAAAGATGAAATTTTAAAATTTTTATCGTCGCAAAAAAAGAGGCTTTTTGCAGTTGGCGTTACCGAGCTAGGGCTTTTCGGCAGCTATGCCAAGGGTAGCGCCGACGCGTTTTCAGACATCGATATCGCGATCGAAACCGATGGGGCAAAAATGGTAGAAAATTTAGGAAACCCATTTTCGGCGTTGGTTTTTTTAGACGATTTTAAAAAAAAGCTATCCTGCAAATTTAATGTTAATGTCGATCTGTGCGATACTACCTCTTTAAGTCGCGAAGAAAAAATGAAGCTGCTGCAAGGAGCGATTTATGTTTGAAAGATCAAGCGTCGAGCGATTAAAAAAGATATCTGATAAAATTTCATCCATCCTAAAAAAATGCGAGGGCGGCGTAGCGCAGGCTCTTGCCGATGAGGACGTTTTGCAACCCGCGATAATGATGCAATTCATCAATATCCACGCCCTGCTAAAAGGGCTGCAAGAAAGCAACGATTTGCAGGCTTTGGCGATCTTTAGCAAAGATGAAATAAGAGCTATCAACGCCACTAGAAATATCGCTTCGCACGAATACGAACGGCTAAATTTTGAGCTGATAGAGATAGCTATCAAGGACTATCTGCCAACGCTAAATCAAAAAATCACCAGCGCACTAAAACCGTATCGCAAAGGCAAATCGGAAGGATAAATTTGAAAAGACTAAGTATAGATGAAGCCCTAAATTTAATTGAGCATGCCGATCTAAACGAGCTTGGGCGCGCGGCGTTTGCGCGCAAGCGCGAGTTGCACCCGGACCGCGTCACGACCTTCATCATCGATCGAAACATAAACTACACCAACGCCTGTATGGTGGATTGCAAATTTTGCGCATTTTACCGCCACGCAAGCGACGCGGATGCCTATGTGCTTAGCTTTGAGCAGATTAGCGAAAAGATCGAGGAGCTAATCGCCGTGGGCGGCACGCAAATTTTATTTCAAGGCGGCGTCCATCCGAAGCTGAAAATCGAATGGTACGAGGATCTGGTGGAGTTCATCCGCAAAAATTACCCGAGCGTCACGATCCACGGCTTCTCGGCGATCGAGATCGATTATATCGCGCGCCTTAGCGGCATCAGCACGCTCGAAGTACTTCGCAGGCTGCAAGCTAAGGGGCTTTACTCGATGCCGGGAGCCGGAGCCGAAATTTTAAGCGACCGCGTGCGAGACCTCGTAGCGCCGCGCAAAAGCGACAGCGCCACGTGGCTTAGAGTGCACGAGGAGGCACACGGCATCGGTATGAAAACGACCGCCACGATGATGTTCGGCACGCTGGAAAGCACGCGCGAGATCGTAGAGCACTGGGATAAGATCCGCGAGCTGCAAGACCGCACGGGCGGCTTTCGAGCGTTCATTTTATGGAGCTTTCAGGGGCAGAACACCCGCCTTTTGCGTGAGCATCCCGAAATCAAAAAGCAAAGCCCGAACCGCTACCTGCGCCTGCTCGCCGTCTCGCGGCTATTTCTGGATAATTTCAAAAACATCCAAAGCAGCTGGGTCACGCAGGGTAGCTACATCGGACAGTTGGCGCTGAAATTCGGCGCGAACGATCTTGGAAGCACGATGATGGAGGAAAACGTCGTAAAGGCCGCGGGCGCGAGCTTTCGGATGAGCAAGGACGAGATGATAGCGCTGATCCGCGACGTAGGCGAAATACCCGCCAAGCGCAACACCAACTACGATATTTTGGAGACTTACGCTTAGGGCGTGAGCTTTTGCGTGTTTGCAGCAGGAATTTTGTTCGCTTGCGGCTAGAATTTAGCGGTAGAATTTTGTCTTAAAACAGATAGCGAATTTTCGTGATCGTGAGCGTGGAATTTCGCGGCAGGATTTAAAATTTTGATATCGGTACGGGTTCAAATTTACGGATGCAAGTGAAATTTATGTAATAAAATTTCATTCCGCTATGGAATTTCGCCTTAAAATTTTTTGGACGCGAAATTCCGTGTCGCGGCGTTTTGGGCGCTGAAATTTTACAAAACGTGCGGCGCGATTAAATTTTAAAATTTTAAGCAGGACGGGCAAAACTGCCTTGGCGCGAAATTTCAAAAACTATCCCGGTGCAAATTTAAAAGCGGCGCGTTTAGCTGCGTCAAAATTTTAAAATCGCGCCCGAAAGAACGATGAAATTTAAAAATTTTATAAAGGAAAACGATGGAAAAAAAAGAGATTTC
Protein-coding sequences here:
- a CDS encoding ABC transporter ATP-binding protein, which translates into the protein MNGFKTLLSRFKPYFRDYKPQFALAILGMVMTSVATAASAKLVEPVLNKIFVEKNEPYLYTLPIAIIVVFAMKSGGAFMQNYFTAFIGQDTVRRFRDRLVASLVRLDVDFFNRFRTGELISRTINDIERIRVVVSNMIPDFFTQIITILGLLGVVIYQSPKLSFFALVVFPCAIYPLSRLAKRMKKISRESQEKTSDISSALSQIYSNIEIVKASNAESFEVEKFNAENKKFFGLNLKAVVTTCLVSPIMEMLGAVGIAVVIIVGGQEVIAGQMSIGSFFSFLTALFMVYTPIKKVSSLYNNMQDAIAASERTFELIDLEPTIVGGGKQMGEIGSVSFCDVSLNYGDKAALKDISFSVKKGEILALVGNSGGGKSSVVNLLMRFYDASSGKILFNGNDEIGEFSIPSLRENIGLVSQRVYIFNDTIAQNVSYGAEFNEQRVIEALKLANAYEFVSSMKDGIYTVLSEFGANLSGGQRQRIAIARALYKDPQILIFDEATSALDNASEKEISNVIEKIKQSKIVFVIAHRLSTIERADNIAVMKNGRILAIGTDAKLTGECEEYRSLKGIMQNG
- a CDS encoding MFS transporter; the encoded protein is MFESMRAARSLSPLFLGIFFMFIGDALVIASAGIMLKESGHSELEIGAISAFFFLGAIFSGFFVPSIIGALSYVRAYAVFTALFGIAAMLHDLGSNLVYWAILRFILGFCYYALLMIIESWINSKITNSIRSRVLAIYEAVFYGAFAIGVIILALNFGTMKVFVLSAFFIILALLPVNLIRFNPPRVPARMRISMPQISIVPPLAFATVVCAGILINGFFSMASVFVLSAGLGVGSVGAFMGSAMVGGFLSQLVCGVISDKFGRKRAIMIVCAVGLASCAALFFAKSFILTCALALLLGFGAFPLYSLAIARANDSITGEGASRVQISAAMLFIYSSASLCSPLIIGAMMKFLGANGFIWVFFAAMSFLFIFAIFRPEIAPKR
- a CDS encoding MFS transporter, which translates into the protein MIRYIVLLRHSRNYRLLFSAGFICMFGLWFSVVGVATLLIELGAPVWAITAVGVVSFVPNVFLAPINGIIVDKFQPKPLMTAMFITEMISIFMLIFIDSLDYLWLLLLIVVVRSVAGTLFFQTESSTLPKFLSRSYLKLANEMTGIIWTITYTFGMASAGVFIHYFGVRAAFILDFCLYVFAFFILLRLNFKDLARNAREPVFKMLKEGFSYLRSHPLVVHLIVLHAFVAVTTYDNLIALLAKYRYKEILSASLVIGLMNMSRSAAAFFGQIWLSKIVNKHTFFWLLLGQFAGIALWAVLEFNYWLSFAGMIAAGFFITTVWSYSFTQLQSHVDREFFGRVIAYNDMAYFIVATLVSAAIGFFFELGFSLSQITFGMGFMFAIAAFYYKFLIYEKI
- a CDS encoding stomatin-like protein, with the protein product MEGFVTTVIVFCVLIAAILKMGVKIVSQSEILIIERLGRFHKVLDGGFHIIVPFFDAVRAKMSVREQLVDISKQQVITKDNVNISVDGIVFLKVIDGKMALYNVEDYRRAISNLAMTTLRSAIGEMSLDSTLSSRDQLNSKLQIALGDAADNWGVKIMRVEISEISVPHGIEEAMNMQMKAEREKRAIELKAEAEKAALIRNAEALKQEKVLEAEAIERMADAKKYEQIALAQGQKDAMDSINLAMSASSFAAEYLLAQGRVNAFSELSKNPSKDKILIPYETSELIGSLSVLKEFLSKNGAKDAK
- a CDS encoding NfeD family protein, whose product is MNALIFIIIGVILAIVELLVMDFTFIFFSAGFFITGLLSFGFHLDWDVQILLSFVLSFVLLIAFKRPLKSRFFKPEEKHKDNFLDESGTGTVKNGMVYFKGTFWKSDEISDLNEGDRVEILGVKNGQIVIKKDSSRNSSGADGVNLNNGDANLSGADSTSADDKNSNAAASKSAQSSDAKQEAPEDPKEAQSER
- a CDS encoding nucleotidyltransferase domain-containing protein, with the protein product MSAKTAPKKAINSKDEILKFLSSQKKRLFAVGVTELGLFGSYAKGSADAFSDIDIAIETDGAKMVENLGNPFSALVFLDDFKKKLSCKFNVNVDLCDTTSLSREEKMKLLQGAIYV
- a CDS encoding HepT-like ribonuclease domain-containing protein, giving the protein MFERSSVERLKKISDKISSILKKCEGGVAQALADEDVLQPAIMMQFINIHALLKGLQESNDLQALAIFSKDEIRAINATRNIASHEYERLNFELIEIAIKDYLPTLNQKITSALKPYRKGKSEG
- a CDS encoding dehypoxanthine futalosine cyclase: MKRLSIDEALNLIEHADLNELGRAAFARKRELHPDRVTTFIIDRNINYTNACMVDCKFCAFYRHASDADAYVLSFEQISEKIEELIAVGGTQILFQGGVHPKLKIEWYEDLVEFIRKNYPSVTIHGFSAIEIDYIARLSGISTLEVLRRLQAKGLYSMPGAGAEILSDRVRDLVAPRKSDSATWLRVHEEAHGIGMKTTATMMFGTLESTREIVEHWDKIRELQDRTGGFRAFILWSFQGQNTRLLREHPEIKKQSPNRYLRLLAVSRLFLDNFKNIQSSWVTQGSYIGQLALKFGANDLGSTMMEENVVKAAGASFRMSKDEMIALIRDVGEIPAKRNTNYDILETYA